From Oryza sativa Japonica Group chromosome 4, ASM3414082v1, one genomic window encodes:
- the LOC4335733 gene encoding OVARIAN TUMOR DOMAIN-containing deubiquitinating enzyme 12, with amino-acid sequence MTHMFPYDGASSSSTSLSSQKSETDDDRMIAMVLSEEYAKLDGAMAKRLSNLTSIPHVPRINTYFPTYSDATMDHHRLLDRLNVYGLYEVRVSGDGNCQFRALSDQLYRSPDYHKHVRKEIVKQLKACNSLYEGYVPMKYKHYCKKMKKSGEWGDHVTLQAAADKFAAKICLLTSFRDTCFVEIVPQYQAPQREIWLSFWSEVHYNSLYDARDLPSKYKPRKKHWLLF; translated from the exons ATGACGCACATGTTTCCATATGATGGTGCCTCGTCCAGCTCAACCTCTCTGAGTAGTCAGAAGAGCGAGACTGATGATGACAGGATGATTGCAATGGTTCTTTCGGAAGAATATGCTAAGTTAGATGGTGCTATGGCCAAGCGGCTCTCGAATTTAACATCTATTCCT CACGTCCCCCGAATAAACACATACTTTCCGACATACAGTGATGCCACTATGGACCATCATCGCCTTCTCGatag GCTAAATGTTTATGGCTTGTATGAAGTGAGAGTTTCTGGCGATGGCAATTGTCAG TTCCGTGCACTATCAGACCAGCTATATCGATCACCCGATTATCACAAGCATGTTCGAAAGGAAATAGTGAAGCAG CTCAAGGCATGTAACTCTTTGTATGAAGGTTATGTTCCAATGAAATATAAACATTATTGCAAGAAGATGAAAAA ATCTGGTGAATGGGGCGACCATGTCACATTGCAAGCTGCTGCTGATAAG TTTGCTGCAAAAATATGCCTTCTAACATCATTCAGAGACACATGTTTTGTTGAAATTGTTCCACAGTATCAGGCACCACAGAGAG AAATTTGGCTAAGTTTCTGGTCGGAAGTTCACTATAACTCGCTATATGATGCTCGAG ATCTCCCTAGCAAATACAAGCCTAGGAAGAAGCACTGGTTATTGTTTTAG